The following are encoded together in the Flavobacterium sp. TR2 genome:
- the cysS gene encoding cysteine--tRNA ligase has product MPLYTTQPLKIYNSLSGEKEDFKPIHEGNVGMYVCGPTVYSNVHLGNVRTFMSFDVIFRYFLHLDYKVRYVRNITDVGHIVDDVDEGEDKIAKKARLEQLEPMEVVQRYTVDFHNILKAFNFLPPSIEPTATGHIIEQIEIIKKIIDKGIAYVANGSVYFDVVKYNETNNYGILSGRNIDDMLANTRDLDGQSDKRNPQDFALWKKAEPEHIMRWPSPWSDGFPGWHLECTAMSTKYLGNHFDIHGGGMDLKFPHHECEIAQNEACTGQAPVNYWMHANMLTLNGKKMAKSTGNNILPGEILSGDNNILSKPFSASVTRFFMLQAHYRSILDFSDDAIVAAEKGYKRLMEALDALPNITAGNSSSIDFTAWKQLCYDAMNDDFNTPILIAQLFEAVRYINLLKDGKETISTEDLADFKTAVNAFVFDVLGLSDDKAADGDSGKLDGVVNMLIEMRNQARADKNFALSDQIRDQLIALGIQLKDGKEGTTFSIQ; this is encoded by the coding sequence ATGCCATTATATACAACACAACCCCTGAAAATATACAATTCACTTTCGGGTGAAAAAGAAGATTTCAAACCAATCCATGAAGGAAATGTTGGAATGTATGTTTGTGGACCTACCGTATATAGTAATGTTCACTTAGGAAACGTGAGAACTTTTATGTCTTTTGACGTAATCTTCAGGTATTTTCTGCATTTAGATTATAAAGTTCGCTATGTTCGAAATATTACCGATGTTGGACATATCGTAGATGATGTGGATGAAGGTGAGGATAAAATTGCTAAAAAAGCACGTTTGGAGCAACTGGAACCAATGGAGGTTGTACAGCGTTACACCGTAGATTTTCATAACATCCTAAAGGCTTTCAACTTTTTGCCTCCAAGTATTGAGCCAACAGCAACTGGCCATATTATTGAACAAATTGAAATCATCAAAAAAATTATCGATAAAGGCATTGCTTACGTTGCCAATGGATCGGTATATTTTGATGTTGTAAAATATAATGAAACCAATAACTACGGTATTTTAAGCGGCAGAAATATCGATGATATGCTGGCGAACACTAGAGATCTTGACGGACAGTCTGATAAGAGAAACCCACAAGATTTTGCATTGTGGAAAAAAGCCGAACCAGAACATATCATGAGATGGCCTTCTCCTTGGAGCGATGGTTTCCCTGGATGGCATTTGGAATGTACTGCTATGAGCACCAAGTATCTTGGCAATCATTTTGACATTCACGGAGGCGGAATGGATTTAAAATTCCCTCACCACGAGTGCGAAATCGCGCAAAATGAAGCTTGCACAGGTCAGGCTCCTGTAAATTACTGGATGCACGCCAATATGCTTACCTTAAACGGGAAGAAAATGGCTAAATCGACTGGAAACAATATTCTTCCGGGCGAAATACTTAGCGGAGACAACAACATCTTAAGCAAACCATTTTCTGCTTCTGTAACTCGTTTTTTCATGCTTCAAGCACATTATAGAAGTATTTTAGACTTCTCTGATGATGCTATTGTTGCAGCCGAAAAAGGGTACAAAAGATTAATGGAAGCGCTTGATGCTTTACCAAATATTACGGCAGGAAATTCAAGTTCAATAGATTTTACTGCATGGAAACAGCTTTGCTACGATGCTATGAATGATGATTTCAACACGCCAATTTTAATTGCACAGCTATTTGAAGCCGTTCGTTACATCAACTTGTTAAAAGACGGCAAAGAAACCATTTCTACCGAAGATTTGGCCGATTTCAAAACAGCCGTAAACGCTTTTGTATTTGACGTTTTAGGACTTAGCGACGATAAAGCTGCTGATGGCGATAGCGGCAAATTGGACGGTGTGGTTAATATGCTTATTGAAATGAGAAATCAAGCCAGAGCAGATAAAAACTTTGCTCTTTCTGATCAGATTCGCGACCAATTAATTGCTTTAGGAATTCAGCTTAAAGACGGAAAAGAAGGAACTACTTTTAGCATCCAATAA
- the folE gene encoding GTP cyclohydrolase I FolE, producing MINNEEFLDEIGDSHFSSNAKNPLREDAFDITDEEKIEKIKKDVENILQTLGMDLTDDSIKGTPNRVAKMFVKEIFGGLNPAKQPKASTFDNNYKYGEMLVEKNITVYSTCEHHLLPIIGRAHVAYISSGRVIGLSKMNRIVEYYAKRPQVQERLTMQIVQELQKALGTEDVACVIDAKHLCVNSRGIKDIESSTVTSEFGGKFKEPQTKREFLDYIKLDTQF from the coding sequence ATGATAAATAACGAAGAATTTTTAGACGAAATAGGTGACAGTCATTTCAGCAGTAATGCAAAAAACCCTTTAAGAGAGGATGCTTTTGACATCACTGATGAAGAAAAAATAGAAAAAATTAAAAAAGATGTCGAAAACATCCTGCAAACATTAGGAATGGATTTGACAGATGACAGCATTAAAGGAACTCCAAACCGAGTTGCAAAAATGTTTGTAAAAGAAATTTTCGGAGGTCTTAACCCTGCAAAACAGCCAAAAGCCTCTACTTTTGACAATAATTACAAATATGGCGAAATGCTTGTAGAAAAAAACATTACAGTATATTCTACCTGCGAACACCATTTACTGCCTATCATTGGGCGCGCTCACGTTGCTTATATCTCAAGCGGACGCGTAATCGGTTTATCAAAAATGAACCGTATTGTAGAGTATTATGCCAAAAGACCTCAAGTACAAGAGCGTCTAACTATGCAGATTGTTCAAGAACTTCAAAAAGCTCTAGGAACTGAAGATGTTGCCTGCGTAATCGATGCAAAACACCTTTGCGTAAACTCTCGCGGAATTAAAGATATCGAAAGCAGCACTGTAACTTCTGAGTTCGGAGGAAAATTCAAAGAGCCACAAACAAAAAGAGAATTTTTAGATTATATCAAACTAGACACTCAATTTTAG
- the yidD gene encoding membrane protein insertion efficiency factor YidD: protein MFSKILIYPFVLLVRFYQTAISPFTPAACRFEPTCSTYMIQALQIHGLFYGGFLGIKRILSCHPWGRSGYDPVPEKKCNHKH, encoded by the coding sequence ATGTTTTCAAAAATTCTAATATATCCGTTTGTATTGTTAGTTCGGTTTTATCAGACTGCTATATCTCCGTTTACCCCGGCTGCTTGCAGATTTGAACCAACTTGTTCGACTTATATGATTCAGGCACTACAAATTCATGGATTATTTTACGGAGGATTTTTAGGCATCAAACGCATTTTAAGCTGTCATCCTTGGGGAAGAAGCGGTTATGACCCTGTGCCAGAAAAGAAATGCAACCACAAACATTAA